In the genome of Cupriavidus malaysiensis, one region contains:
- the pqqB gene encoding pyrroloquinoline quinone biosynthesis protein PqqB, with product MVTLRVLGSAAGGGFPQWNCNCPNCAGVRRGTVRATPRTQSSIALSENGSDWLLVNASPDILAQVRATPALQPARSQRDSGIAAVLLMDAQIDHVTGLLMLREHGRPLPLYATAPVLADLDRAFPLRRILSHYCGLEAHPLPLDGSALRLAALPSLALTPVPLDSKAPPYSPNREAPQHGDNIGLRVVDTRSGARLFYAPGLGAIEPHVMAELQAADVVLVDGTFWQDDEMPKLGLSAKRARDMGHLAQSGPGGMIEVLDAVPRVRKILIHINNTNPILDEDSPQRRRLAAHGIEVAWDGMEIAL from the coding sequence ATGGTGACACTGCGGGTACTGGGATCCGCCGCGGGCGGCGGCTTTCCCCAATGGAACTGCAACTGCCCGAACTGCGCCGGCGTGCGGCGCGGCACCGTGCGCGCGACGCCGCGCACACAATCCTCGATCGCCTTGAGCGAGAACGGCAGCGACTGGCTGCTGGTCAATGCCTCGCCCGACATCCTGGCGCAGGTCCGCGCCACGCCGGCACTGCAGCCGGCACGCAGCCAGCGCGACAGCGGCATCGCCGCGGTGCTGCTGATGGACGCCCAGATCGACCACGTCACCGGCCTGCTGATGCTGCGCGAGCATGGCCGGCCGTTGCCGCTCTACGCCACCGCGCCGGTGCTGGCGGATCTCGACCGGGCTTTCCCGCTGCGGCGCATCCTGTCCCACTACTGCGGCCTGGAGGCCCACCCGCTGCCGCTCGACGGCAGCGCGCTGCGCCTGGCCGCGCTGCCGTCGCTGGCCTTGACGCCGGTGCCGCTCGACAGCAAGGCGCCGCCGTACTCGCCCAACCGCGAGGCCCCCCAGCACGGGGACAACATCGGCCTGCGCGTGGTCGACACGCGCAGCGGCGCGCGCCTGTTCTACGCCCCGGGGCTGGGCGCGATCGAGCCGCACGTGATGGCCGAGCTGCAGGCGGCCGACGTGGTGCTGGTGGACGGCACCTTCTGGCAGGACGACGAGATGCCGAAACTGGGGCTGTCGGCCAAGCGCGCGCGCGACATGGGCCACCTGGCCCAATCCGGCCCGGGCGGCATGATCGAAGTGCTGGATGCCGTGCCGCGCGTCCGCAAGATCCTGATCCACATCAACAACACCAATCCCATCCTCGACGAAGACTCGCCGCAGCGCCGCCGCCTGGCCGCGCACGGCATCGAGGTGGCCTGGGACGGCATGGAGATCGCGCTATGA
- the pqqA gene encoding pyrroloquinoline quinone precursor peptide PqqA, producing MTWNTPAYTELRLGFEITMYIANR from the coding sequence ATGACCTGGAATACCCCCGCCTACACCGAACTGCGCCTGGGCTTCGAGATCACGATGTACATCGCGAACCGCTGA
- a CDS encoding alpha/beta fold hydrolase: MPNTPSPPSGEVFWLRTPDAHRLHVRLLGPPGGTPWLVLHGGPGSGCAPSMADWFDLARHRVVLPDQRGAGRSRPAGSLRRNTTGALLDDLERLRRALGIERWHVAAGSWGAALALAYAARHAPHVAGLVLRGSFLTGRDDILRLFSARARGASMLAPRAHAAAHTRLGAAQAQLLATVQLLQNGTPVQQRDTAWRWRRVESGLLTGRPARRSDGADRAGARSLAARRAERALCRKYRIQARYLPRRCGLGKAALLRAAAAVGAQGIPVTLLHGTRDRVCPPRNAERLRRAIPQAELWRIAGGHLAQGAMAEALGRAIRRQSA, from the coding sequence ATGCCCAACACGCCATCGCCCCCGTCCGGCGAGGTCTTCTGGCTGCGCACACCCGACGCGCACCGCCTGCACGTGCGCCTGCTCGGCCCGCCCGGCGGCACGCCCTGGCTGGTCCTGCACGGCGGGCCGGGCAGCGGCTGCGCGCCGTCGATGGCGGACTGGTTCGACCTGGCCCGCCACCGCGTGGTGCTGCCGGACCAGCGCGGCGCGGGCCGCTCGCGCCCGGCCGGCTCGCTCCGGCGCAACACCACCGGCGCGCTGCTGGACGACCTGGAGCGGCTGCGGCGCGCCCTCGGCATCGAGCGCTGGCACGTGGCGGCCGGCTCCTGGGGCGCCGCGCTGGCCCTGGCCTACGCCGCCCGCCACGCGCCGCATGTGGCCGGGCTGGTCCTGCGCGGCAGCTTCCTGACCGGGCGCGACGACATCCTGCGGCTGTTCAGCGCGCGGGCGCGCGGCGCCTCGATGCTGGCGCCGCGCGCCCATGCTGCGGCGCACACACGGCTGGGCGCGGCACAGGCGCAGCTGCTTGCGACAGTGCAACTGTTGCAAAACGGAACACCTGTCCAGCAACGGGACACCGCGTGGCGCTGGCGCCGCGTCGAATCCGGCCTGCTGACGGGACGGCCGGCGCGGCGCTCGGACGGTGCGGACCGTGCCGGCGCGCGCTCGCTCGCGGCCAGGCGCGCCGAACGCGCGCTGTGCCGCAAGTACCGCATCCAGGCCCGCTACCTGCCGCGCCGCTGCGGCCTGGGCAAGGCCGCGCTGCTGCGCGCGGCGGCGGCGGTCGGCGCGCAGGGCATCCCGGTCACGCTGCTGCACGGCACGCGCGACCGCGTCTGCCCGCCGCGCAATGCCGAGCGGCTGCGCCGCGCCATCCCGCAGGCCGAGCTGTGGCGGATCGCGGGCGGACACCTGGCGCAGGGCGCGATGGCCGAGGCGCTGGGCCGGGCCATCCGGCGGCAGTCGGCATGA
- a CDS encoding MBL fold metallo-hydrolase yields the protein MPPLALRPFGPGTWVAEAVNAEPARANAGAVVPSLVVLAGDGVLVVDPGPHLRWGRRLLAAIRRLTPLPVRWVVNTHAHPEHVLGNAAFAALRPRPVFVASPQTAALMRARCAACLDHLRALLGAGTLAGTGIVLPAPALRDGTRFATGAIDWRVRVFADAHSPSDTVLYAPASGLLCAGGLATRQRVPDLREGSLAGWQAALRELLGWEVRRVAGAGVGTPAQTLAPTLAYLDALEADIARAWRSGGDAADAARAVPGDGFRHWRGVSPRHALNVQRAWLELEDRYLREAPPG from the coding sequence ATGCCGCCGCTCGCGCTGCGGCCGTTCGGCCCGGGTACCTGGGTGGCCGAGGCCGTCAATGCCGAGCCCGCGCGCGCCAATGCCGGCGCGGTGGTCCCCTCGCTGGTGGTGCTGGCCGGCGACGGCGTGCTGGTGGTCGATCCCGGCCCGCACCTGCGGTGGGGCCGGCGCCTGCTGGCGGCGATCCGCCGGCTGACGCCGCTGCCGGTGCGCTGGGTGGTCAATACCCACGCCCATCCGGAGCATGTGCTCGGCAACGCGGCTTTTGCCGCGCTGCGGCCGCGCCCCGTCTTCGTCGCCTCGCCGCAGACCGCCGCCCTGATGCGCGCGCGCTGCGCGGCCTGCCTGGACCATCTGCGCGCCCTGCTTGGCGCCGGCACGCTGGCCGGCACAGGCATCGTGCTGCCGGCGCCCGCGCTGCGCGATGGGACGCGCTTCGCCACCGGCGCGATCGATTGGCGCGTGCGCGTCTTCGCCGACGCGCACAGCCCGAGCGATACCGTGCTGTACGCGCCGGCCAGCGGCCTGCTGTGCGCCGGCGGCCTGGCCACACGCCAGCGCGTGCCGGACCTGCGCGAGGGCAGCCTGGCCGGCTGGCAGGCGGCGCTGCGCGAGCTGCTGGGGTGGGAGGTGCGCCGTGTTGCCGGCGCCGGGGTGGGCACGCCGGCGCAGACGCTGGCGCCCACGCTGGCCTATCTCGATGCCCTGGAAGCGGATATCGCGCGTGCCTGGCGCAGCGGCGGCGATGCTGCCGACGCCGCCCGCGCCGTGCCGGGAGACGGCTTCCGCCACTGGCGCGGCGTCTCGCCGCGCCACGCGCTCAATGTGCAGCGCGCCTGGCTGGAACTGGAAGACCGCTACCTGCGCGAGGCGCCGCCGGGCTGA
- a CDS encoding sigma-54-dependent Fis family transcriptional regulator yields the protein MTAHPAGQAAGGGTVPDWDGTPTETIAQAHQRSEAYGLRRYEAPDYGQAAAGELRDGIAHSQSLYTHALPVMETLYDQIVNTHSMVMLTDASGLILHSLGDDDFLQKADKVALRAGAVWSEESKGTNAIGTALAEGRPTLVHAGDHFLQANQFLTCSCAPIVDPYGRTAGALDVSGDHRGFHKHTMALVRMSAQMIENQLFGNAFQDMVCVHFHSRQEFLGTIVEGLAAFTPGGRFLSANRSGQFQLGLSLGALQVHTFPSLFGVAMSELFDALRAAHGGALALRLPSGVKVWARVQYKRSEAVSGARLATDPAAAGVATAVSEVPPAMPRRLAPAVPQAAEGLAGLDTGDAQMHAVIGKLRKVIGREVPVMILGETGTGKELLARAIHADSPNRQGPFVAVNCASIPETLIESELFGYEEGAFTGARKKGGVGKMLLANGGTLFLDEIGDMPLHLQARLLRALQERAVTPLGSSKVIQVSFCLVCATNRNLREEVAAGRFREDLYYRLNGLVVRLPALRDRTDLAAIATRLLAQDRTPACPERLGEGVMRMFGSYHWPGNIRQLGNLLNTARLMAAGEDEIDESHLPDDFLEDWQERQARAGQAVAAGPGGLAAQPAAPAFGLPSAAATSAAPAAPAATPTRLAEVEALATVAAVRAHGGNISAAAKALGISRNTVYRKIGEAARLLQPGGADPGTDPGSGGGPDA from the coding sequence ATGACTGCCCACCCGGCCGGCCAGGCGGCCGGCGGTGGCACCGTCCCGGATTGGGACGGCACGCCCACGGAGACCATCGCGCAGGCGCACCAGCGCTCCGAGGCCTATGGGCTGCGGCGCTACGAGGCGCCCGACTACGGCCAGGCGGCTGCCGGCGAACTGCGCGACGGTATCGCCCACAGCCAGTCGCTGTATACCCACGCGCTGCCGGTGATGGAGACGCTCTACGACCAGATCGTCAACACCCACAGCATGGTGATGCTGACCGACGCCTCGGGGCTGATCCTGCATTCGCTGGGCGACGACGATTTCCTGCAGAAGGCCGACAAGGTGGCGCTGCGCGCCGGCGCGGTGTGGTCGGAGGAAAGCAAGGGCACCAACGCCATCGGCACGGCGCTGGCCGAAGGGCGGCCGACCCTGGTCCATGCCGGCGACCACTTCCTGCAGGCCAACCAGTTCCTGACCTGCTCCTGCGCGCCCATCGTCGATCCCTACGGCCGCACCGCCGGCGCGCTGGACGTCTCCGGTGACCATCGCGGCTTCCACAAGCACACCATGGCGCTGGTGCGGATGTCGGCGCAGATGATCGAGAACCAGCTGTTCGGCAACGCCTTCCAGGACATGGTGTGCGTGCATTTCCACTCGCGCCAGGAGTTCCTCGGCACCATCGTCGAGGGGCTGGCGGCGTTCACGCCGGGCGGCCGCTTCCTTTCGGCCAACCGCAGCGGCCAGTTCCAGCTCGGCCTGTCGCTGGGGGCGCTGCAGGTGCACACCTTCCCCTCGCTGTTCGGCGTGGCCATGTCGGAACTGTTCGACGCGCTGCGCGCGGCCCACGGCGGCGCGCTGGCGCTGCGCCTGCCGAGCGGGGTCAAGGTGTGGGCGCGGGTGCAGTACAAGCGCTCCGAGGCGGTGTCGGGGGCGCGCCTCGCGACCGATCCCGCGGCGGCCGGCGTGGCGACCGCGGTGAGCGAAGTGCCGCCGGCCATGCCGCGCCGGCTGGCGCCTGCGGTGCCGCAGGCGGCCGAGGGCCTGGCCGGCCTGGACACCGGCGACGCGCAGATGCACGCGGTGATCGGCAAGCTGCGCAAGGTCATCGGGCGCGAGGTGCCGGTGATGATCCTGGGCGAGACCGGCACCGGCAAGGAACTGCTGGCACGTGCCATCCATGCCGACAGCCCGAACCGGCAAGGCCCCTTCGTGGCGGTCAACTGCGCCTCGATCCCGGAGACGCTGATCGAGTCCGAGCTGTTCGGCTACGAGGAAGGCGCCTTCACCGGGGCGCGCAAGAAGGGCGGGGTGGGCAAGATGCTGCTGGCCAACGGCGGCACGCTGTTCCTGGACGAGATCGGCGATATGCCGCTGCATCTGCAGGCACGCCTGCTGCGCGCGTTGCAGGAGCGCGCGGTGACGCCGCTGGGCAGCAGCAAGGTGATCCAGGTGAGCTTCTGCCTGGTGTGCGCCACCAACCGCAACCTGCGCGAGGAGGTGGCGGCGGGGCGTTTCCGCGAGGACCTGTACTACCGGCTCAACGGCCTGGTGGTGCGCCTGCCGGCGCTGCGCGACCGCACCGACCTGGCCGCCATCGCCACCCGGCTGCTGGCGCAGGACCGCACGCCGGCCTGCCCGGAACGCCTGGGCGAGGGGGTGATGCGGATGTTCGGCAGCTACCACTGGCCGGGCAATATCCGCCAGCTCGGCAACCTGCTGAACACGGCACGGCTGATGGCGGCGGGCGAGGACGAGATCGACGAGTCGCACCTGCCGGACGACTTCCTGGAAGACTGGCAGGAGCGCCAGGCGCGCGCCGGGCAGGCCGTGGCCGCCGGGCCGGGGGGCCTGGCCGCTCAGCCGGCCGCGCCCGCTTTCGGCTTGCCGTCGGCGGCCGCCACGTCCGCCGCGCCTGCCGCGCCTGCCGCCACGCCGACCCGGCTGGCCGAAGTCGAGGCGCTGGCCACGGTGGCCGCGGTGCGCGCGCATGGCGGCAATATCTCGGCCGCCGCCAAGGCCCTCGGCATTTCGCGCAACACCGTCTACCGCAAGATCGGCGAGGCGGCACGCTTGCTGCAGCCGGGGGGTGCCGATCCGGGCACCGACCCCGGCAGCGGCGGCGGGCCGGACGCCTGA
- the pedF gene encoding cytochrome c-550 PedF, with translation MARPHRFRPWLRALALAGAAAALPALVQAHGDVVPQAVDIGTLPQLGAEWKPDNPYRSGAAHKEALHIGSSAYNQNCARCHGLEAVSGGIAPDLRALDTDCTSLSDPAKKQACRSEIDQYFSTTVRQGRTRDGRVYMPPFEGTLSQEAVWAIRTYIESRGAP, from the coding sequence ATGGCCCGACCGCATCGATTCCGCCCCTGGCTGCGCGCGCTGGCGCTGGCCGGCGCCGCAGCCGCGCTGCCCGCCCTCGTGCAGGCCCACGGCGACGTGGTCCCGCAGGCCGTCGATATCGGCACGCTGCCGCAGCTCGGCGCGGAATGGAAGCCGGACAATCCCTATCGCAGCGGCGCCGCCCACAAGGAAGCCTTGCATATCGGCAGCTCGGCCTACAACCAGAACTGTGCGCGCTGCCACGGGCTGGAAGCGGTCTCGGGCGGCATCGCGCCGGACCTGCGCGCACTCGACACCGACTGCACCTCGCTGTCCGATCCGGCCAAGAAGCAAGCCTGCCGCAGCGAGATCGACCAGTACTTCTCCACCACGGTACGCCAGGGCCGCACCCGCGACGGCCGCGTCTACATGCCCCCCTTCGAAGGCACGCTGTCGCAGGAGGCGGTGTGGGCGATCCGCACCTATATCGAGTCGCGCGGCGCGCCCTGA
- a CDS encoding thioesterase family protein has protein sequence MARLQLDFPAEQFCYDTHLTVRVTDINSANHLANDSMISMISEARARFLHDFGIGEIQGEGVGIIVTDLATTYRNEAHARDQLRFEVGVMDFNKYGGDIIFRITRPRDGALIAMAKSGFVFFNYMQKQVVPMPEAFPGRFPRVNWV, from the coding sequence ATGGCCCGCCTGCAGCTCGACTTTCCCGCAGAGCAGTTCTGCTACGACACCCACCTGACGGTGCGCGTCACCGACATCAATTCCGCCAACCACCTGGCCAACGACTCGATGATCTCCATGATCTCCGAGGCACGTGCCCGCTTCCTGCATGATTTCGGCATCGGCGAGATCCAGGGGGAAGGCGTCGGCATCATCGTCACCGACCTCGCCACCACCTACCGCAACGAGGCCCATGCGCGCGACCAGTTGCGCTTCGAGGTGGGCGTGATGGACTTCAACAAGTACGGCGGTGACATCATCTTCCGCATCACCCGCCCGCGCGACGGCGCGCTGATCGCCATGGCCAAGTCGGGCTTCGTCTTCTTCAACTACATGCAGAAGCAGGTGGTGCCGATGCCCGAGGCCTTCCCCGGGCGCTTTCCGCGCGTCAACTGGGTCTGA
- a CDS encoding L,D-transpeptidase family protein: MPPAFASASDSAGSEAGATPWFTQGRPSDAALQAVDALAGAAADGLDASDYDAEGLRRAVREARDGAPLAADAAGALDASLTRAMQRYLSDLHDGRVDPRQVHANFPHAAGDTFDPAVSLREALAHQRLPEALHAAAPAFPLYPALRRALAHYRTLAGDPAFAAPLPALPGGKLAPGQAYAGSAALARRLEALGDLPAGTRVPARYEGALVNGVKAFQARHGLDADGVLGGGTLAQLNTPMATRVRQIELTMERLRWTPLLDAPRMIVVNVPEFVLRAYEVHDGQVQVKVQMKVIVGKALDTRTPLFKEDMRYIEFSPYWNVPRSIARAETIPRIRRDPAYFQRQGFEFVGGDGRAVTTLSDANLDAVLNGQMRIRQRPGPQNALGDIKFVFPNNDNIYLHHTPTVQLFQRGRRDLSHGCIRVEEPVALARFVLQDMAGWDEARIRQAMTKGQSNTLRLQQPLPVVLAYGTAIVQEDGRVMFLPDIYGLDRLLDQALRQHSTRRMAAGKLAPRQRSLAVRN, translated from the coding sequence ATGCCGCCGGCGTTTGCCAGTGCCAGCGACAGCGCAGGCAGTGAGGCCGGCGCCACACCGTGGTTCACGCAGGGAAGGCCGAGCGATGCCGCCCTGCAGGCGGTGGATGCCCTGGCCGGCGCCGCCGCCGACGGGCTGGATGCGAGCGACTACGATGCCGAGGGCCTGCGCCGCGCCGTGCGCGAGGCGCGCGATGGGGCGCCGCTGGCGGCGGATGCCGCCGGCGCGCTGGACGCTTCGCTGACGCGCGCCATGCAGCGCTACCTGTCCGACCTGCACGACGGCCGCGTCGATCCGCGCCAGGTGCACGCCAATTTCCCCCATGCCGCCGGCGACACCTTCGATCCCGCGGTATCCCTGCGCGAAGCGCTGGCACACCAGCGCCTGCCCGAAGCCTTGCATGCGGCCGCGCCAGCCTTCCCGCTCTACCCGGCCCTGCGCCGGGCCCTGGCGCACTACCGCACGCTCGCCGGCGATCCCGCCTTCGCGGCGCCGCTGCCGGCGCTGCCTGGCGGCAAGCTGGCGCCAGGCCAGGCCTATGCCGGCAGCGCCGCGCTGGCACGGCGGCTGGAAGCGCTGGGCGACCTGCCCGCCGGCACGCGCGTGCCCGCGCGTTACGAAGGCGCGCTCGTCAACGGCGTCAAGGCCTTCCAGGCGCGCCACGGCCTCGACGCCGACGGCGTGCTCGGCGGCGGCACCCTGGCCCAGCTCAACACGCCCATGGCCACGCGCGTGCGCCAGATCGAGCTGACCATGGAGCGCCTGCGCTGGACCCCGCTGCTCGACGCGCCGCGCATGATCGTGGTCAACGTGCCCGAGTTCGTGCTGCGTGCCTACGAGGTCCACGACGGCCAGGTGCAGGTCAAGGTACAGATGAAGGTGATCGTGGGCAAGGCACTCGACACGCGCACGCCGCTGTTCAAGGAGGACATGCGCTACATCGAGTTCAGCCCGTACTGGAACGTGCCGCGCTCGATCGCCCGCGCCGAGACCATCCCGCGCATCCGCCGCGACCCTGCCTACTTCCAGCGCCAGGGCTTCGAGTTCGTCGGCGGCGACGGCCGCGCCGTCACCACCTTGTCCGACGCCAATCTCGACGCCGTGCTGAACGGCCAGATGCGCATCCGCCAGCGGCCGGGCCCGCAGAACGCGCTGGGCGACATCAAGTTCGTGTTCCCTAACAACGACAATATCTACCTGCACCACACGCCCACCGTGCAACTGTTCCAGCGCGGCCGGCGCGACCTCAGCCACGGCTGCATCCGCGTCGAGGAACCGGTGGCGCTGGCGCGCTTCGTGCTGCAGGACATGGCCGGCTGGGACGAGGCCCGCATCCGCCAGGCCATGACCAAGGGCCAGTCGAACACGCTGCGGCTGCAGCAGCCGCTGCCGGTGGTGCTGGCCTACGGCACCGCCATCGTGCAGGAGGACGGCCGCGTGATGTTCCTGCCCGACATCTACGGCCTCGACCGCCTGCTCGACCAGGCCCTGCGCCAACATTCGACGCGGCGCATGGCGGCCGGCAAGCTCGCGCCGAGGCAGCGCAGCCTGGCAGTGCGCAACTGA
- a CDS encoding YcbK family protein: MSDPVHPRRRFLHRAGAAALATGLLPLAPQPALAALAALPGAHALSFDNLHTGERLSTVFAIGDTFVPQALQSLNHLLRDHYSGQVGNMDPQLFGLLFRLRQALGTDEPFQVISGFRSPATNARLRHTGGGGVARRSLHMDGQAIDIRLAGVPLAELRDAALSLQGGGVGFYEKEQFVHVDTGRVRAW, translated from the coding sequence ATGTCCGACCCCGTCCACCCCCGCCGCCGCTTCCTGCACCGCGCCGGCGCCGCCGCGCTCGCCACCGGCCTGCTGCCGCTGGCCCCGCAGCCGGCGCTGGCCGCGCTCGCGGCCCTGCCCGGCGCCCACGCGCTGTCCTTCGACAACCTGCACACCGGCGAGCGCCTCTCCACCGTCTTCGCCATCGGCGACACCTTCGTGCCGCAGGCGCTGCAATCGCTCAACCACCTGCTGCGCGACCACTACTCCGGCCAGGTCGGCAATATGGACCCGCAACTGTTCGGCCTGCTGTTCCGCCTGCGCCAGGCACTCGGCACCGACGAACCCTTCCAGGTCATCTCCGGCTTCCGCAGCCCGGCCACCAATGCCCGCCTGCGCCACACCGGCGGTGGCGGCGTGGCCAGGCGCAGCCTGCACATGGACGGCCAGGCCATCGACATCCGCCTGGCCGGCGTGCCGCTGGCCGAGCTGCGCGACGCCGCGCTGTCGCTGCAGGGCGGCGGCGTCGGGTTCTATGAGAAGGAGCAGTTCGTCCACGTGGACACGGGACGCGTGCGGGCCTGGTAA
- a CDS encoding amine dehydrogenase large subunit — protein sequence MKHPSRAPGRTNRMPWRTTRPRRRTTASVLSGAAFATLAALAAVCGVPAACAEDLPPETLTVAQLPPADADRLYISDVAFRHMVDGRLHVVDGKRMKYLGLVPTGFGGQAVLSPDKRTLYVVATYYPRLSRGERADVVSLYDADTLAYHSEIVIPPRHAQSLPYRGIIAVSADGRFLYVQNATPATSVSIVDLQAGKLAAEVPTPGCWGIFATPASSQRLRTLCSDGAMLTIEHDAQGQPAGQKRSARLFDPQQDPVFLHAEAIGDALYFVSFHGNVYRADLSGETPAFDPPWSLLGSADARRGWRPGGYQLFAVHAATRRLFVGMHPRGREGSHKSPADEIWTVDLASHKRLARAPGQHALALTVTQEARPTLYALDATTSGVVALDPAQGLKPVARLDGVAENPLRVEAHQ from the coding sequence GTGAAGCACCCCAGCCGGGCGCCAGGCCGCACGAACCGCATGCCATGGCGCACCACCCGCCCCCGCCGCCGGACCACCGCCTCGGTCCTGTCCGGCGCCGCTTTCGCCACCCTCGCGGCACTCGCCGCCGTCTGCGGCGTCCCCGCCGCGTGCGCCGAGGACCTGCCGCCGGAGACGCTCACCGTCGCGCAGCTGCCGCCGGCCGATGCCGACCGCCTCTATATCTCCGACGTGGCCTTCCGCCACATGGTGGACGGGCGCCTGCACGTGGTCGACGGCAAGCGCATGAAGTACCTCGGCCTGGTACCGACCGGCTTCGGCGGCCAGGCCGTGCTGTCGCCGGACAAGCGCACCCTCTACGTGGTCGCCACCTACTACCCGCGCCTGTCGCGCGGCGAGCGCGCCGACGTGGTCAGCCTCTACGACGCCGACACCCTGGCCTACCACAGCGAGATCGTGATCCCGCCGCGCCACGCGCAGTCGCTGCCCTACCGCGGCATCATCGCGGTCTCGGCGGACGGACGCTTCCTCTACGTGCAGAACGCCACGCCCGCCACCTCGGTCAGCATCGTCGACCTGCAGGCCGGCAAGCTGGCCGCCGAAGTGCCGACCCCCGGCTGCTGGGGCATCTTCGCCACGCCGGCCTCCAGCCAGCGCTTGCGCACCTTGTGCAGCGACGGCGCCATGCTCACCATCGAGCATGACGCGCAAGGCCAGCCGGCCGGCCAGAAGCGCAGCGCGCGGCTGTTCGACCCGCAGCAGGACCCGGTCTTCCTGCATGCGGAAGCCATCGGCGACGCGCTCTACTTCGTCTCCTTCCACGGCAATGTCTATCGCGCCGACCTGTCCGGCGAAACGCCCGCCTTCGACCCGCCCTGGTCCCTGCTCGGCAGCGCCGATGCCAGGCGCGGCTGGCGCCCGGGCGGCTACCAGCTGTTCGCCGTGCACGCCGCCACCCGGCGGCTCTTCGTCGGCATGCATCCGCGCGGCCGGGAAGGCTCGCACAAGTCGCCGGCCGACGAGATCTGGACCGTCGACCTGGCCAGCCACAAGCGCCTGGCGCGCGCCCCGGGCCAGCACGCGCTGGCGCTGACCGTCACCCAGGAAGCGCGCCCGACCCTGTACGCCCTCGACGCCACCACCTCCGGCGTGGTCGCGCTCGACCCGGCGCAGGGGCTCAAGCCGGTCGCGCGGCTGGACGGCGTAGCCGAGAACCCCCTGCGCGTGGAGGCCCACCAATGA
- a CDS encoding MauE/DoxX family redox-associated membrane protein, with translation MNAAALLADPIVAAACHAAAALVLGLSVAPKLRDLARFQAAFAAYGLLPPAWTRTGALAFVAAEGAAALGLVLLPQSPGPALAGLAVAGLATAAVAVNLARGRRELRCGCGAAADSMPISGALLARNAGLLAVLAVAAASTSSSLAGAAGISDVAGTGMARALGTLDWAAAAFCALALLLLWLAATQLLVNAGRARG, from the coding sequence ATGAATGCCGCCGCCCTGCTGGCCGACCCCATCGTCGCCGCCGCCTGCCACGCCGCCGCAGCCCTGGTGCTGGGCCTGTCGGTGGCGCCCAAGCTGCGCGACCTGGCCCGCTTCCAGGCTGCCTTCGCCGCCTATGGCCTGCTGCCGCCGGCCTGGACGCGCACCGGCGCGCTGGCCTTTGTCGCGGCCGAGGGCGCCGCCGCGCTCGGCCTGGTGCTGCTGCCGCAGAGCCCGGGCCCGGCCCTGGCCGGGCTGGCGGTGGCCGGCCTCGCCACTGCCGCGGTCGCCGTCAACCTGGCGCGCGGCCGGCGCGAACTGCGCTGCGGCTGCGGGGCGGCCGCCGACAGCATGCCGATCTCCGGCGCGCTGCTGGCGCGCAACGCGGGCCTGCTGGCCGTGCTCGCGGTGGCGGCGGCCTCCACCAGCAGCAGCCTGGCCGGCGCGGCCGGCATCAGCGACGTGGCCGGCACCGGCATGGCGCGCGCGCTCGGCACGCTCGACTGGGCTGCCGCCGCCTTCTGCGCGCTGGCCTTGCTGCTGCTGTGGCTGGCTGCCACCCAGTTACTGGTCAATGCCGGGCGCGCGCGCGGCTGA
- the mauD gene encoding methylamine dehydrogenase accessory protein MauD: protein MTALVIANIVLWIAVLALLFGLYALARQVGILYERVAPMGALMIDAGPRVGQPLTRFDLQDVRGDAVAVGGAQPASTLLFFLSPTCPICKKLLPVLKSIAASERAWLRIVLASDGEQPEHLAFLRQAGLAEFPYVLSKELGMHLQIGKLPYAVLLDSAGTLRAKGLVNSREQLESLFTAMDLNVASVQQFLETHA, encoded by the coding sequence ATGACCGCTCTCGTTATCGCCAATATCGTCTTGTGGATCGCCGTGCTGGCGCTGCTGTTCGGCCTCTACGCGCTCGCGCGCCAGGTCGGCATCCTCTATGAACGGGTCGCGCCGATGGGCGCGCTGATGATCGACGCCGGCCCGCGCGTGGGCCAGCCGCTGACACGCTTCGACCTGCAGGACGTGCGCGGCGATGCCGTCGCCGTGGGCGGCGCGCAGCCCGCCAGCACGCTGCTGTTCTTCCTCTCGCCCACCTGCCCGATCTGCAAGAAGCTGCTGCCGGTGCTGAAGTCGATCGCCGCCAGCGAGCGCGCCTGGCTGCGCATCGTGCTCGCCTCCGACGGCGAGCAGCCCGAGCACCTGGCCTTCCTGCGCCAGGCCGGGCTGGCCGAGTTCCCCTACGTGCTGTCCAAGGAACTGGGCATGCACCTGCAGATCGGCAAGCTGCCCTACGCCGTGCTGCTCGACAGCGCCGGCACGCTGCGCGCCAAGGGGCTGGTCAACTCGCGCGAGCAGCTCGAAAGCCTGTTCACCGCCATGGACCTGAACGTGGCCTCGGTGCAGCAGTTCCTCGAAACCCACGCCTGA